A stretch of Paenibacillus peoriae DNA encodes these proteins:
- a CDS encoding M50 family metallopeptidase has protein sequence MINVRGVTLSLHPLFVLVMLTSIITGHFIEIITLFTLVFIHELGHATAASLLGARVLSIQMLPFGGVAVIEDQGKLNAWKEIVIALAGPLQNGIMIIILLWFKNVSGPEYDYVNYIIQGNAVIALFNLLPILPLDGGKILQAMISLSFSYHRTLVWTFRASIVTSLLFCMYGISPLLRQNGPMHLNLLAVGIFLLYSNIVDYRNIPYRFIRFLLGRDELFYREIAKGSIALPIVSLPMKHLEPILRLFRRDRYHMVYVMNEQGRIVAVLPEQRLIRSYFATRPPDGGEPKPK, from the coding sequence TTGATTAATGTCCGAGGGGTGACCTTATCACTACATCCACTGTTTGTATTGGTTATGCTGACCTCCATAATAACGGGACATTTTATCGAGATCATCACTTTATTTACATTGGTGTTTATTCATGAGCTAGGTCATGCGACAGCTGCTTCGTTGTTAGGCGCGCGGGTGCTTTCCATACAGATGTTACCCTTTGGAGGAGTTGCGGTCATTGAGGATCAGGGGAAGCTCAATGCGTGGAAGGAGATTGTCATTGCGCTAGCGGGGCCCCTGCAAAACGGAATCATGATCATCATCCTTTTATGGTTCAAAAATGTGAGTGGACCGGAGTATGATTATGTAAATTATATAATTCAGGGGAATGCAGTTATTGCACTGTTTAATTTGCTGCCCATTTTACCACTTGATGGTGGGAAAATATTGCAGGCAATGATTAGTTTATCCTTTTCTTATCACCGCACATTAGTGTGGACCTTTAGGGCCAGTATCGTAACGAGTCTGCTATTTTGTATGTATGGTATTTCACCGTTGTTAAGGCAAAATGGGCCTATGCATTTAAATCTGCTGGCGGTAGGGATTTTTTTGCTTTATTCTAATATTGTGGATTATCGGAATATCCCTTACCGTTTTATACGGTTTTTGCTGGGGAGGGACGAGCTTTTTTACCGCGAAATAGCTAAGGGAAGTATTGCCTTACCTATTGTATCCCTGCCAATGAAACATTTGGAGCCTATTTTGCGTCTTTTCAGAAGAGATCGGTATCATATGGTTTATGTTATGAATGAACAGGGACGAATTGTAGCCGTACTGCCGGAGCAACGCCTTATTCGCTCTTATTTTGCGACACGCCCGCCAGATGGTGGAGAACCCAAGCCTAAATAA
- a CDS encoding peptidoglycan DD-metalloendopeptidase family protein — translation MNKNSGIKQRREERIQQLIAGSKAETYPSGIYQYRHGDKDMRSMPIVSADSPRDPETEWKNERQHWQQSFGANRAPSFWTSFWRRSVIATVLFGMVWGMFRWDIPYAVNLRMFIADALNKDMDFAAVGQWYETYFDGAPSFLPIFGEEHETHKVAANRKGSPPIEGTITQPFVLSLKGVEITPNVTDNGPIVVKSIDAGRVLDILNHPKSGISVTVRHTGGITATYGRLSRSTLKVNDWVQEGDEIGVLPASRSGSEAATLFLAVQRGDHYIDPSEVVALD, via the coding sequence ATGAATAAAAATTCCGGAATCAAGCAGCGCAGAGAAGAACGTATACAGCAGCTAATCGCGGGAAGCAAAGCGGAGACGTATCCCTCTGGCATATATCAGTACAGGCACGGGGATAAAGATATGAGGTCGATGCCTATAGTCAGTGCCGACTCGCCCAGAGACCCAGAAACGGAGTGGAAAAATGAGCGGCAACACTGGCAGCAATCTTTTGGGGCGAATCGTGCTCCGTCTTTTTGGACTTCCTTTTGGCGAAGATCAGTCATAGCAACGGTGTTATTTGGAATGGTATGGGGAATGTTTCGTTGGGATATTCCTTATGCAGTGAATTTGAGAATGTTTATTGCGGATGCCTTGAATAAGGATATGGATTTTGCAGCCGTCGGACAATGGTATGAAACTTATTTTGACGGAGCTCCTTCCTTTTTGCCGATTTTTGGCGAGGAGCATGAAACGCACAAGGTAGCCGCAAATCGAAAGGGCTCTCCACCGATCGAAGGCACTATAACACAGCCTTTTGTACTGAGCCTGAAAGGGGTAGAAATTACGCCGAATGTCACTGACAACGGGCCAATCGTTGTTAAAAGTATAGATGCAGGACGAGTATTAGACATATTAAATCATCCCAAAAGCGGGATTTCGGTTACAGTTCGACACACTGGCGGTATCACAGCAACTTACGGGAGGCTTTCCCGCTCTACCTTAAAAGTGAACGACTGGGTTCAGGAGGGAGATGAGATCGGTGTACTGCCAGCAAGTCGCAGCGGCAGCGAGGCGGCAACTTTATTTTTGGCAGTTCAGAGAGGGGATCACTACATTGACCCGTCGGAAGTGGTAGCCCTTGATTAA
- the minD gene encoding septum site-determining protein MinD, whose protein sequence is MGEAIVVTSGKGGVGKTTTSANIGTALALLGKKVCLVDTDIGLRNLDVVMGLENRIIYDLVDVAEGRCRLNQALVKDKRFEELYMLPAAQTKDKSAVTPEQVKDIILELKKDFEYILIDCPAGIEQGFKNAIAGADQAIVVTTPENAAVRDADRVIGLLESSHVISPKLVVNRIRNSMVKSGDMLDIDGILQVLSIDLIGIVPDDEMVIKAANTGEPTVMNPDSQAAIAYRNIARRILGDTVPLMQLDQKKSVMTRFKKFFGMGG, encoded by the coding sequence ATGGGAGAGGCTATCGTCGTCACTTCAGGAAAAGGCGGCGTCGGCAAAACGACGACGTCAGCCAATATAGGAACAGCGCTTGCACTGCTCGGCAAAAAGGTATGTTTGGTGGATACGGATATCGGTTTGCGTAATCTAGACGTTGTGATGGGTCTAGAAAACCGAATTATTTACGACCTTGTTGATGTAGCGGAAGGTCGTTGCCGTTTAAATCAGGCACTGGTTAAGGACAAGCGTTTTGAGGAGCTGTATATGCTGCCAGCCGCTCAAACCAAGGACAAGAGTGCTGTTACGCCGGAGCAGGTTAAGGATATTATTTTGGAGCTTAAAAAGGATTTTGAATATATATTGATCGATTGCCCTGCGGGTATTGAACAAGGCTTTAAAAATGCCATTGCTGGGGCGGATCAGGCTATTGTTGTGACTACTCCGGAAAATGCAGCCGTACGCGATGCAGACCGGGTAATTGGTTTACTGGAAAGCTCACATGTGATATCACCCAAGTTGGTGGTTAACCGCATTCGCAATAGCATGGTTAAATCCGGAGATATGTTGGATATTGATGGGATTTTACAAGTGCTTAGCATAGACCTTATTGGGATTGTGCCGGATGATGAAATGGTAATTAAAGCAGCTAATACAGGGGAGCCCACCGTTATGAATCCAGATTCACAGGCCGCGATTGCTTACCGTAACATTGCGAGACGGATTTTGGGCGATACAGTGCCCCTCATGCAGCTAGACCAGAAGAAAAGCGTGATGACACGTTTTAAGAAGTTTTTTGGTATGGGTGGATGA
- a CDS encoding septum site-determining protein MinC yields the protein MAVKSNHVTIKGIKDGLVFLLDDQCEFENLLGELRFKLEHSHQNILTGPIIHVDIKLGSREVTEEQKESILEILKQKGNLLIRSVESPGLPVEVQGKPPIHTVTGIIRSGQVLHHNGNLLFLGDVNPGGIITCTGDIYVLGALRGMAHAGMEGNSEAIIAASYFAPTQLRISEMISRPPDEWETRESGMEFAYLKDGAMQIDKMSNIVRLGRDFNVFKGV from the coding sequence ATGGCAGTGAAATCGAATCATGTCACGATTAAAGGCATCAAAGATGGCCTGGTATTCCTGCTGGACGATCAATGCGAGTTTGAGAATTTGCTGGGTGAGCTGCGTTTTAAGCTGGAGCACAGTCATCAAAATATTTTAACAGGCCCGATCATTCATGTGGATATTAAGCTGGGAAGCCGAGAAGTGACAGAGGAACAGAAGGAAAGTATTCTGGAGATTTTGAAGCAAAAGGGGAATCTGCTCATCAGGTCTGTAGAATCACCTGGACTGCCTGTGGAAGTGCAGGGAAAGCCCCCTATTCATACGGTGACAGGGATTATCCGATCTGGTCAAGTGCTTCATCACAATGGGAACCTACTCTTTTTGGGAGATGTAAACCCGGGTGGAATTATAACATGTACTGGTGATATTTATGTCCTCGGCGCTCTGCGAGGCATGGCGCATGCAGGGATGGAGGGAAATAGTGAAGCGATTATAGCGGCTTCCTATTTTGCACCGACACAGTTGCGAATTTCCGAAATGATCAGCCGTCCACCAGACGAATGGGAGACACGTGAATCCGGTATGGAATTTGCGTATCTCAAGGATGGCGCTATGCAAATAGATAAAATGAGCAATATTGTGCGTCTGGGCCGCGATTTTAACGTGTTCAAAGGGGTGTAG
- the mreD gene encoding rod shape-determining protein MreD: MKMRGQVLILLLFVLFIAEGTILPWLLPDSWHSRMVPNFVYVVILFVSVYYSRHTALVLGIVFGLIHDVVFYGFIIGPYSFAMGLSAYLLGLVFTARRAQMPIMMAAVLIGSFLLDSMLFAIDQLFQLNHQTFNWALAQYIIPDLFIHFLFALIIYVPVRKQLQRLGTRVKKEEAV, from the coding sequence ATGAAGATGCGCGGTCAGGTTCTAATACTGCTGCTGTTTGTACTGTTTATAGCTGAAGGGACGATTCTTCCATGGCTTCTTCCGGATAGTTGGCATTCAAGAATGGTTCCGAATTTTGTGTATGTCGTGATCTTGTTTGTGTCTGTGTATTACAGCCGTCATACAGCATTGGTGCTAGGTATTGTTTTTGGACTTATTCATGATGTAGTGTTCTATGGGTTTATCATTGGGCCTTATTCTTTTGCAATGGGGTTGTCTGCATACTTATTGGGGCTTGTTTTTACAGCTCGACGTGCGCAGATGCCCATTATGATGGCAGCCGTGTTGATTGGTAGTTTCCTCTTGGATTCTATGCTTTTTGCCATTGACCAGCTGTTCCAGCTGAATCATCAGACTTTCAATTGGGCACTTGCTCAGTATATAATTCCTGATTTATTTATCCATTTTCTGTTCGCCCTCATCATTTATGTCCCAGTTCGCAAGCAGTTGCAGCGTTTGGGTACCCGTGTGAAAAAGGAAGAGGCTGTCTAG
- the mreC gene encoding rod shape-determining protein MreC: MIGIVLFIALMGITLGQRNSLTWPEKFARDSIGFVQGIFYRPASAIAGFFEDIGNMRSIYEENERLKIAVAKLTRDQIQTHNYVETNARLQNELKFTQTQKAKNNYDYRVAQVNSVSNDSKTLVIDIGEKDGAKVGQEVSSLEGFVGVISQTGNFTSTVTLLTTLDPKNPNSYAIAATVLGKENQSFGMIESYDPGTNRFQMTRIEEKDPIAKGDQIITSGAGGKFRKNLMVGTVEKIQVGEFGKTRTAIIKPAASFVDWKELLILYTPEVPE, translated from the coding sequence TTGATCGGAATCGTTCTGTTTATTGCCCTTATGGGGATTACACTTGGACAGAGAAATTCCTTAACCTGGCCCGAGAAGTTCGCCAGAGATTCAATTGGCTTTGTGCAAGGTATCTTTTACAGGCCCGCTTCAGCAATAGCGGGCTTCTTTGAAGATATCGGAAATATGCGTAGCATCTACGAAGAAAATGAACGGTTAAAAATTGCTGTGGCAAAGCTGACTCGTGACCAGATTCAGACCCATAATTATGTTGAAACAAATGCCAGACTGCAGAATGAACTGAAGTTCACCCAAACGCAAAAGGCGAAAAATAATTATGATTATCGTGTTGCTCAAGTGAACAGCGTCAGCAATGATTCCAAAACGCTTGTGATCGATATTGGTGAGAAGGACGGAGCGAAGGTTGGTCAGGAAGTCAGTTCGCTTGAAGGATTTGTCGGAGTCATTAGTCAAACGGGGAATTTTACGTCCACCGTTACCCTATTGACTACATTGGATCCTAAAAATCCGAATTCTTATGCTATTGCAGCGACAGTCTTGGGCAAGGAAAATCAATCGTTTGGTATGATTGAAAGCTATGATCCGGGTACGAACAGATTTCAAATGACTCGCATTGAGGAAAAAGATCCAATCGCAAAGGGTGATCAGATTATTACATCTGGCGCAGGTGGTAAATTCCGCAAAAACCTAATGGTTGGAACGGTAGAGAAGATTCAGGTTGGGGAGTTTGGCAAAACACGGACAGCGATTATTAAACCGGCAGCTAGCTTTGTGGATTGGAAAGAACTGCTCATCCTCTACACTCCTGAGGTACCGGAATAA
- a CDS encoding rod shape-determining protein, with amino-acid sequence MLGGFTKDLGIDLGTANTLVYVRGKGIVVREPSVVALRTDTKTIEAVGESAKKMIGRTPGNIRAIRPMKDGVIADFDTTATMIKYFIRQAQAQRSLFPRHPNVMVCVPSGITAVEQRAVEDATKQAGAREAYTIEEPFAAAIGADLPVWEPTGSMVVDIGGGTTEVAVISLGGIVTSRSVRVAGDEMDESIIQYVKRQYNLMIGERTSEQLKMEVGSAMPLEQVETSEIRGRDLVTGLPKTITITSDEISEALSDTVNAIVDAVKVTLEKCPPELAADIMDRGIVLTGGGALLRNLDKLLAGETGMPVIVAENPLDCVAIGTGRALENIHLFKSRSSSAVRSKR; translated from the coding sequence ATGCTGGGTGGCTTTACAAAAGATTTAGGAATTGACTTGGGGACGGCAAACACGCTTGTATACGTAAGAGGTAAAGGAATTGTAGTTCGTGAACCATCTGTAGTCGCTTTGCGTACAGATACAAAAACCATTGAGGCTGTTGGTGAATCTGCGAAAAAAATGATCGGTCGCACACCGGGAAATATCCGTGCGATTCGTCCGATGAAGGACGGTGTCATTGCTGATTTTGATACGACCGCAACGATGATCAAATATTTTATCCGTCAGGCGCAAGCCCAACGCTCTTTGTTTCCACGCCATCCGAACGTGATGGTTTGTGTGCCCTCAGGCATTACTGCGGTGGAGCAGCGTGCTGTTGAAGATGCGACGAAGCAAGCAGGCGCAAGAGAGGCATACACGATAGAGGAGCCGTTTGCAGCTGCCATTGGTGCTGATCTTCCTGTATGGGAGCCTACAGGCAGTATGGTTGTCGATATCGGTGGGGGTACTACCGAGGTTGCAGTCATTTCTCTGGGCGGGATTGTAACAAGCCGCTCCGTACGTGTGGCTGGTGATGAAATGGACGAGTCCATCATCCAATACGTGAAGCGCCAATACAATCTGATGATTGGTGAACGGACTTCAGAGCAACTGAAAATGGAAGTGGGTTCAGCTATGCCATTAGAGCAAGTGGAAACCTCGGAAATCCGCGGACGTGATCTGGTAACAGGTTTGCCGAAGACGATCACGATTACTTCTGATGAAATTAGCGAAGCGTTATCGGATACAGTCAATGCAATCGTGGATGCGGTCAAAGTAACACTGGAAAAATGCCCTCCCGAATTGGCAGCGGACATCATGGATAGAGGAATCGTACTTACTGGCGGTGGAGCACTTCTACGTAATCTGGACAAGTTGTTGGCAGGTGAAACCGGAATGCCGGTGATCGTAGCAGAAAATCCTCTGGATTGTGTGGCAATCGGTACAGGCAGAGCGCTGGAAAATATTCATTTGTTCAAATCGCGCAGCAGTTCTGCCGTCCGTTCCAAACGTTGA
- the radC gene encoding RadC family protein — MLESPILMLRDLPHEERPRERMMTYGADALSNAELLAILLRTGTQNESSVHLAQRILQQAGNLRQLVDMSLSELTQIKGIGDAKAIQLKAGIELGRRLALSRHLETPVISCPRDVADLLFEQLRYLQKEHFVCLFLNTKNHVIAQETLSMGSLNSAIVHPREVFRAAIKCSSASIICAHNHPSGDPKPSPEDVQLTRRLMEAGNIVGIDVLDHIVIGDGTFVSLKEQGLI; from the coding sequence ATGCTGGAGTCGCCAATACTGATGCTTCGCGACCTCCCCCATGAAGAACGACCAAGAGAGCGCATGATGACATATGGGGCGGATGCCTTAAGCAACGCGGAGTTGCTGGCAATATTGCTGCGTACAGGAACGCAAAATGAGTCTTCGGTGCATTTAGCGCAGCGTATTTTGCAGCAGGCAGGAAATTTGCGTCAACTGGTGGATATGAGCTTGAGCGAGTTGACCCAGATTAAGGGCATTGGGGATGCTAAAGCGATACAGCTAAAAGCGGGTATCGAACTGGGGCGTCGATTAGCATTGTCTCGCCATTTGGAGACCCCGGTGATTAGTTGCCCGCGGGATGTGGCAGATCTGCTGTTTGAGCAGCTTCGTTATTTGCAGAAAGAGCATTTTGTATGCTTGTTCCTTAACACTAAAAATCATGTCATTGCTCAGGAAACACTATCTATGGGTAGCCTGAATTCTGCCATCGTGCATCCTCGTGAAGTATTTCGGGCAGCAATCAAATGTAGCAGTGCTTCGATAATTTGCGCTCATAACCATCCGAGCGGTGATCCGAAGCCAAGCCCGGAGGATGTCCAGTTGACTCGCCGCTTGATGGAAGCGGGGAACATCGTGGGGATCGACGTGCTTGATCATATTGTGATCGGGGACGGGACCTTTGTAAGTTTGAAGGAACAAGGTCTGATATAA
- a CDS encoding Maf family protein — MDGKITPRIILASTSPRRKELLAFLRLPFEVVPSHADESTPESWTPQQIVETLAARKAEAVMNTAAQSKEARLVIGSDTIVVLDGSVLGKPADHADAVRMLTALQGRIHRVYTGVACIHTGTGEMLVRHRQTEVTMKPLSQEQIVAYVNTGEPSDKAGAYGIQGMGATLVESIQGCYFNVVGLPLSLLSDMLSEFGVNVLRP; from the coding sequence ATGGACGGGAAAATTACGCCCCGCATTATTCTGGCATCGACTTCACCAAGAAGGAAGGAATTGCTCGCATTTTTGAGACTCCCCTTTGAGGTGGTGCCGAGTCATGCGGATGAGAGCACGCCTGAGAGCTGGACGCCTCAGCAAATCGTGGAGACCCTTGCGGCACGCAAAGCCGAAGCGGTCATGAACACCGCCGCTCAGTCGAAGGAAGCCAGACTGGTGATTGGCAGTGATACCATTGTCGTGCTGGATGGTTCGGTGTTGGGTAAGCCTGCCGACCATGCGGACGCGGTTCGCATGCTGACTGCATTGCAGGGAAGGATACACCGTGTGTACACCGGGGTAGCCTGCATACATACCGGAACCGGCGAAATGCTTGTCAGACATCGCCAAACGGAGGTTACAATGAAGCCTCTGAGTCAAGAGCAAATTGTGGCATACGTGAATACTGGTGAACCGTCTGACAAAGCAGGAGCGTATGGCATTCAAGGCATGGGTGCTACGCTGGTGGAATCTATTCAGGGTTGTTATTTTAACGTCGTAGGATTGCCGCTTTCCTTACTGTCGGACATGTTGTCCGAATTTGGAGTAAATGTGTTGCGTCCATAA
- a CDS encoding DUF4321 domain-containing protein encodes MKKNVGMLILFLLLGWLLGAWIAKALQSIKFLSFLTHPTRISWSPRADLDIISYNITINFELSLLSLIGIIAAFWLYRRL; translated from the coding sequence ATGAAAAAAAATGTAGGAATGCTTATACTGTTTTTGTTGCTCGGTTGGCTCTTGGGTGCATGGATTGCCAAAGCCCTTCAATCGATCAAATTCCTTTCCTTTCTGACCCACCCCACTAGGATATCTTGGTCGCCGAGAGCGGACCTAGATATTATCAGCTACAACATAACGATAAATTTTGAATTGAGCCTGCTTAGTCTGATCGGCATCATTGCCGCGTTCTGGCTGTACCGCAGGCTCTAA
- a CDS encoding SPOR domain-containing protein: MNKTKMTFRFDQQLPETSREDKLQVLPYKNESITNEQRETDNPHKETERNRGMEKNTATTQESKIKEPENRNKRISSRRFAPTLRVQEGWDDPFGRSAASWSDAEVLPDSLEEDEEAYHSGQEYRRRPPHPSRWKLVGSVASALVTGGMFGYIMLLLFNGGGMVPGSDPSVEEAVPVFKESVGVDAISAKENSVPVTVIEAQVPPQTYYLLQYGVFSTPERALQAKEELLKAGIAAGGDTEDQNRVYAGISPDREQAKLLSNQLKTQGVELYVRELELPGFEKAAYGGESDKLTSFFQLSSSLVGKLSGLSSNLLGEGGPNTVPASDMKELNDLHQQWTQNITALPAGLPKEAAVSATSLEKAMNSAISAIGEYNKNTAKEHIWEIQSSMMEYVLLEKEFIQFIKQ, from the coding sequence ATGAACAAGACCAAGATGACATTCCGGTTCGACCAACAGTTGCCGGAGACAAGCCGGGAGGATAAGCTACAGGTGCTTCCGTACAAAAACGAGTCGATTACGAACGAACAGCGTGAAACTGATAACCCGCATAAAGAAACGGAACGGAACAGAGGAATGGAGAAAAATACTGCAACTACGCAAGAATCAAAGATCAAAGAACCTGAGAATCGGAATAAACGCATTTCAAGTCGGCGTTTTGCTCCGACATTAAGAGTACAAGAGGGATGGGATGACCCCTTTGGTCGTTCGGCGGCTTCCTGGTCAGATGCGGAAGTTCTACCGGATAGCCTGGAAGAGGATGAGGAAGCTTATCATTCTGGTCAAGAGTACAGAAGACGTCCGCCCCACCCTTCTAGATGGAAACTGGTTGGCTCTGTAGCCAGCGCACTGGTGACCGGAGGCATGTTTGGATATATTATGTTGTTACTGTTTAACGGAGGAGGCATGGTTCCGGGATCAGATCCTTCAGTAGAGGAGGCTGTACCGGTCTTTAAAGAATCTGTTGGTGTGGATGCAATATCTGCAAAAGAGAATTCTGTCCCTGTCACTGTCATAGAGGCTCAGGTACCACCTCAAACCTACTATTTGTTGCAATATGGGGTTTTCAGCACACCAGAACGGGCCTTACAAGCAAAAGAAGAACTGTTAAAGGCAGGTATTGCAGCAGGAGGGGATACCGAGGACCAAAACCGGGTATATGCAGGAATATCACCGGATAGGGAGCAAGCCAAGTTGCTCAGCAATCAGTTGAAAACACAAGGAGTCGAATTGTATGTTCGTGAGCTTGAATTGCCTGGATTTGAAAAAGCGGCTTACGGAGGCGAAAGTGATAAACTCACTAGCTTTTTTCAGTTAAGTAGCTCATTGGTGGGTAAGTTGAGCGGACTTTCCTCAAACTTGCTCGGAGAAGGAGGTCCGAATACGGTGCCAGCCTCCGACATGAAGGAGCTGAACGACCTGCATCAGCAGTGGACACAAAATATCACTGCCCTTCCCGCCGGTCTTCCGAAGGAAGCGGCTGTCTCCGCAACCTCACTCGAAAAGGCGATGAACAGCGCGATCTCAGCAATTGGGGAATATAACAAGAACACAGCCAAGGAACACATTTGGGAGATTCAGTCCTCCATGATGGAATATGTTTTGCTTGAGAAGGAATTTATCCAATTCATAAAACAATAG
- the murC gene encoding UDP-N-acetylmuramate--L-alanine ligase — protein MITSEHVHFIGIGGYGMSAIARVMLEMGYTVTGSDVASQELTEKLAAKGAKIYIGHTPEHIAGADIVVYSTALSRDNVERVAAEELNIPTLHRSQMLARLLNERKGIAVAGAHGKTTTSSMIALVMERCNVDPTYIIGGEITNLGTNAKAGKSEFVVAEADESDGSFLQYHPWQGIVTNIEADHLENYDGDFNRLKSAYVQFLSQIRPDGAAIVCADDQNIREMLPQLQTRVITYGVEHEADYMATDIQLGDRRLSFTMSRKGTALGTIELSVPGKHNMYNAMATVISCLEAGIPFDQIAATIVEFHGAKRRFQVLGESNDILIIDDYAHHPTEIEATISAARATGKRIIAVFQPQRYSRTFFLLDAFSRAFSEASEVIITDIYSPAGEKQIEGVHSSKLVDLIVQNSNANAIYLPTKEAVIEELKDRLQPGDLVLTMGAGDIWKAGDALARHLRGQQV, from the coding sequence TTGATTACTTCGGAACATGTTCATTTTATCGGTATCGGCGGCTACGGGATGAGCGCGATTGCTCGGGTCATGCTGGAGATGGGTTATACCGTGACTGGCTCAGATGTGGCATCACAGGAGCTGACAGAAAAACTGGCGGCAAAAGGCGCAAAAATATATATTGGACACACGCCTGAGCATATTGCAGGCGCGGATATCGTCGTCTATTCAACAGCATTGTCACGTGACAATGTGGAGCGGGTGGCAGCGGAGGAATTGAATATTCCAACTCTGCACCGTTCGCAGATGCTGGCTCGCTTGCTTAACGAACGTAAGGGAATAGCTGTTGCGGGTGCGCACGGTAAAACGACAACCTCTTCCATGATCGCTCTGGTTATGGAGAGATGTAACGTTGATCCAACGTATATTATTGGCGGCGAAATCACGAATTTGGGGACGAATGCCAAAGCAGGTAAAAGCGAGTTTGTCGTTGCTGAGGCGGATGAGAGTGATGGTTCTTTCCTGCAATATCATCCTTGGCAAGGCATCGTAACCAATATTGAAGCAGATCATTTGGAAAATTACGATGGCGACTTTAATCGTCTGAAAAGTGCTTATGTACAGTTTTTGAGTCAAATTCGACCGGATGGAGCGGCTATTGTATGCGCAGATGATCAGAACATCCGGGAAATGCTGCCTCAACTCCAGACTCGGGTCATTACTTATGGAGTGGAGCATGAAGCGGATTATATGGCGACAGATATCCAATTAGGTGACCGTCGATTAAGCTTCACTATGAGCCGTAAGGGAACAGCACTCGGAACAATCGAACTATCAGTGCCGGGTAAACATAACATGTATAATGCGATGGCGACTGTAATTTCATGTTTGGAAGCAGGGATTCCATTCGATCAAATCGCTGCTACAATTGTGGAATTTCACGGAGCGAAGCGTCGGTTTCAAGTACTAGGTGAAAGCAATGACATACTGATTATTGATGACTATGCGCATCACCCAACAGAGATTGAGGCTACGATTAGCGCAGCGAGAGCGACGGGCAAGCGTATTATTGCTGTATTCCAGCCGCAACGCTATAGCCGCACCTTTTTCCTGCTCGATGCGTTCAGCCGCGCGTTTAGCGAGGCTAGTGAAGTCATCATTACCGATATTTACTCACCAGCGGGAGAAAAACAGATTGAAGGCGTGCATTCTTCCAAGCTCGTGGATTTAATCGTCCAAAACAGCAATGCTAATGCAATCTACTTGCCAACCAAAGAAGCTGTGATCGAGGAGTTGAAAGATCGATTACAGCCGGGTGATCTTGTGCTGACGATGGGAGCGGGAGATATCTGGAAAGCAGGTGACGCGTTAGCGCGCCATCTTCGCGGACAGCAAGTGTAA